From the Phoenix dactylifera cultivar Barhee BC4 chromosome 10, palm_55x_up_171113_PBpolish2nd_filt_p, whole genome shotgun sequence genome, one window contains:
- the LOC103713699 gene encoding uncharacterized protein LOC103713699: protein MSDWGPVFIAGVLFILLSPGLLFQIPGKHRIVEFGNFQTSGVSIVIHAIIFFGLIAIFLLALGVHMYLGS from the coding sequence ATGTCGGACTGGGGGCCAGTGTTCATAGCAGGGGTGCTCTTCATTCTTCTCTCTCCGGGACTCCTCTTCCAGATCCCAGGGAAGCACAGAATAGTGGAGTTTGGCAACTTCCAGACAAGTGGAGTCTCTATTGTAATCCATGCCATTATCTTCTTTGGTCTCATTGCCATCTTCCTCCTTGCCCTCGGCGTCCACATGTATCTCGGCTCCTAA
- the LOC103713698 gene encoding uncharacterized protein LOC103713698 — translation MKDWAPSIIASALFAFLSPGVILQLPGRNRPVDFMNMKTSWVSILAHALIFGLLLMLFLVILQAHLYV, via the coding sequence ATGAAGGATTGGGCTCCATCCATCATAGCTTCAGCTTTGTTTGCATTCCTGAGCCCCGGAGTAATCTTGCAGCTGCCGGGGAGGAATCGGCCGGTCGACTTCATGAACATGAAGACCAGCTGGGTCTCCATTCTGGCCCATGCTCTCATCTTTGGTTTGCTTCTCATGTTGTTCCTTGTCATTCTGCAAGCTCACCTATATGTCTAA
- the LOC103713697 gene encoding uncharacterized protein LOC103713697, with protein sequence MSTDWGPVIIAVILFILLSPGLLFQLPARTRVIEFGNMYTSGISVLVHSIIFFAILTILVIAVGIHVHAG encoded by the coding sequence ATGTCGACGGATTGGGGGCCGGTGATCATCGCGGTAATCCTCTTTATTCTCCTATCACCAGGTCTCTTGTTTCAGCTACCAGCGAGGACAAGAGTAATAGAGTTTGGTAATATGTACACGAGTGGGATATCAGTTCTGGTTCACAGTATCATCTTCTTCGCAATACTAACCATCCTGGTGATTGCAGTAGGCATTCATGTGCATGCCGGATGA